In a genomic window of Amycolatopsis japonica:
- the ribH gene encoding 6,7-dimethyl-8-ribityllumazine synthase, translated as MSGEGRPDVELDLSDCKNIRLGIVATRWHTKITSALLDRALEAAKAADLEEEPTVVRVAGAVELPVAAQALARTHDAVVALGVVIRGGTPHFEYVCDAVTAGLTRVALDESTPVGNGVLTCDTEQQALDRSGLPGSVEDKGYEATVAALDAAHALRNLRQPWTERGFV; from the coding sequence GTGAGCGGCGAAGGCCGTCCGGACGTCGAACTCGACCTGTCCGACTGTAAGAACATCCGGCTCGGGATCGTGGCCACACGCTGGCACACGAAGATCACGAGCGCCCTGCTGGACCGCGCCCTCGAGGCGGCCAAGGCCGCCGACCTGGAAGAGGAGCCGACGGTCGTGCGCGTCGCGGGCGCCGTCGAACTGCCCGTCGCCGCGCAGGCGCTGGCCCGCACCCACGACGCGGTGGTCGCGCTGGGCGTGGTCATCCGGGGCGGGACGCCGCATTTCGAGTACGTCTGCGACGCGGTCACCGCGGGCCTGACCAGGGTCGCGCTCGACGAGAGCACCCCGGTCGGCAACGGCGTCCTCACCTGCGACACCGAGCAGCAGGCCCTCGACCGGTCGGGTCTGCCCGGCTCCGTCGAGGACAAGGGCTACGAAGCGACGGTCGCCGCGCTGGACGCCGCGCACGCGCTGCGGAACCTGCGCCAGCCGTGGACCGAGCGGGGATTCGTGTGA
- a CDS encoding riboflavin synthase, with protein MFTGIVEELGEVTAVEQVPNAARLTVRGPLVTSDAGHGDSIAVSGVCLTVVAVAGGEFTVDVVHETLQRSSLAKVQVGDVVNLERATPAGGRLGGHIMQGHVDGTGVFLKRDEQGLTTFALPKKLSRYVVEKGSIAVDGVSLTVASVTDEEFSVALIPTTLELTTLGRNTPGDLVNLEVDVVAKYVEKLAMPHLRAQGDNGGTEERA; from the coding sequence GTGTTCACCGGCATTGTCGAGGAACTCGGCGAGGTCACCGCGGTCGAGCAGGTCCCGAACGCCGCGAGACTGACCGTTCGGGGGCCGCTGGTGACCAGCGACGCCGGGCACGGCGACTCCATCGCGGTGAGTGGCGTGTGCCTCACCGTGGTCGCGGTGGCGGGCGGTGAGTTTACCGTCGATGTCGTGCACGAGACCCTGCAGCGCTCCAGCCTCGCGAAGGTGCAGGTCGGCGACGTCGTCAACCTCGAACGCGCGACGCCGGCGGGCGGCAGGCTCGGCGGGCACATCATGCAAGGCCATGTCGACGGCACCGGCGTCTTCCTCAAACGCGACGAGCAGGGACTCACCACGTTCGCGCTGCCGAAGAAGCTGTCCCGGTACGTCGTCGAGAAGGGGTCGATCGCGGTCGACGGCGTCTCCCTCACGGTCGCTTCGGTGACCGACGAGGAGTTCTCCGTCGCCCTGATCCCGACCACGCTCGAACTCACCACGCTCGGCCGGAACACCCCGGGTGACCTGGTGAATCTCGAGGTGGACGTGGTCGCCAAGTACGTCGAGAAGCTGGCCATGCCGCACCTGCGCGCGCAGGGGGACAATGGCGGTACGGAGGAGCGGGCGTGA
- a CDS encoding bifunctional 3,4-dihydroxy-2-butanone-4-phosphate synthase/GTP cyclohydrolase II encodes MAVNADAIEAAIADIKAGRPVVVVDDEDRENEGDLIFAAEKATPELMAFMVRYTSGYVCVALTEAEADRLDLPPMYHTNQDQRGTAYSVTVDAAEGITTGISAADRSHTVRLLADPASKASDFRRPGHVVPLRAKQGGVLRRPGHTEASVDLARLAGLSPSGVLCEIVSQKDEGDMARRDELEVFAADHDLKMITIADLIAYRRRTEKQVERVAEARIPLSAGTFRAVGYDSLLDGIEHIAFVYGEIGDGEDILVRVHSECLTGDVFGSLRCDCGPQLEAALEAVAKEGRGVVLYIRGHEGRGIGLLHKLQAYQLQDAGADTVDANLQLGVPADARDYGTGAQILCDLGVRSMRLLTNNPAKRVGLEGYGLRVTGRVALPISPNPENLRYLKTKRDRMGHDLSQLEHFDQVGAEVDQGNGGGTR; translated from the coding sequence GTGGCAGTGAACGCCGATGCCATCGAGGCGGCGATCGCCGACATCAAGGCGGGCCGTCCGGTCGTCGTGGTGGACGACGAGGACCGCGAGAACGAGGGCGACCTGATCTTCGCGGCGGAGAAGGCCACGCCGGAACTGATGGCCTTCATGGTGCGCTACACCTCGGGTTACGTCTGCGTGGCGCTGACCGAGGCCGAGGCGGACCGGCTCGACCTGCCGCCGATGTACCACACGAACCAGGACCAGCGCGGCACCGCGTACAGCGTCACGGTCGACGCCGCCGAGGGCATCACCACCGGCATCTCCGCGGCCGACCGGTCGCATACCGTCCGGCTGCTCGCCGACCCGGCGTCCAAGGCGTCGGACTTCCGGCGGCCCGGCCACGTGGTCCCGCTGCGCGCCAAGCAGGGCGGCGTCCTGCGGCGCCCGGGGCACACCGAAGCCTCCGTCGACCTGGCCCGGCTGGCCGGCCTTTCGCCGTCCGGGGTGCTCTGCGAGATCGTGTCGCAGAAGGACGAGGGCGACATGGCCCGCCGCGACGAACTCGAGGTCTTCGCCGCGGACCACGACCTCAAGATGATCACCATCGCCGACCTGATCGCGTACCGGCGGCGCACCGAGAAGCAGGTCGAGCGGGTGGCCGAGGCGCGGATCCCGCTTTCGGCGGGCACGTTCCGCGCGGTCGGGTACGACAGCCTGCTGGACGGCATCGAGCACATCGCGTTCGTCTACGGCGAGATCGGCGACGGCGAGGACATCCTGGTCCGCGTGCACTCCGAGTGCCTGACCGGTGACGTCTTCGGCTCGCTGCGCTGCGACTGCGGCCCGCAGCTGGAGGCCGCGCTGGAAGCGGTGGCCAAGGAAGGCCGCGGCGTCGTGCTCTACATCCGCGGCCACGAGGGCCGCGGCATCGGGCTGCTGCACAAACTGCAGGCCTACCAGCTGCAGGACGCCGGCGCGGACACCGTCGACGCGAACCTGCAGCTCGGCGTCCCCGCCGACGCGCGGGACTACGGCACCGGCGCGCAGATCCTGTGCGACCTCGGCGTCCGCTCGATGCGGCTGCTGACGAACAACCCGGCCAAACGTGTCGGGCTGGAGGGCTACGGCCTGCGGGTCACCGGGCGGGTCGCGCTGCCGATCTCGCCGAACCCGGAGAACCTGCGCTACCTCAAGACCAAACGGGACCGGATGGGGCACGACCTGTCCCAGCTGGAGCATTTCGACCAGGTCGGCGCCGAGGTCGACCAGGGCAACGGAGGTGGCACGCGGTGA
- a CDS encoding PH domain-containing protein, with protein MTESEVVVVRPRRALVMCSVLAVILLATFVVVAVLLRGSDTGVIFQPSDQAAMIGIGVLLAAGTMLFATARVKADADGIEVRNVLMTKKFAWSEVLSVSFPDGASWARLELPEDEYYSVMAVQAVDRERAVAAVRALRRLHKAAWEG; from the coding sequence ATGACGGAGTCCGAGGTCGTGGTGGTGCGGCCCCGCCGCGCCCTGGTGATGTGCTCCGTGCTGGCGGTGATCCTGCTGGCGACGTTCGTGGTCGTCGCGGTGCTGCTGCGCGGCTCGGACACCGGCGTGATCTTCCAGCCGTCCGACCAGGCGGCGATGATCGGCATCGGCGTCCTGCTCGCCGCGGGCACGATGCTGTTCGCGACCGCGCGCGTGAAGGCCGACGCGGACGGCATCGAGGTCCGGAACGTGCTGATGACCAAGAAGTTCGCGTGGAGCGAGGTGCTCTCGGTGAGCTTCCCGGACGGCGCCTCATGGGCCCGGCTGGAGCTGCCGGAGGACGAGTACTACTCGGTCATGGCCGTGCAGGCCGTTGATCGGGAACGCGCGGTGGCGGCGGTGCGGGCGTTGCGGCGGCTGCACAAGGCGGCCTGGGAGGGCTGA
- the rpe gene encoding ribulose-phosphate 3-epimerase produces MIAPSILSADFARLGDEIRAVAGEGDTRADWVHVDVMDAHFVPNLTLGLPVVQSLLKATDVPIDCHLMIENPDKWAIGYAEAGAYNVTVHVEAAHDPIALAKNLRAAGAKAGLSIKPNTPIEDHLETLKHYDTLLVMSVEPGFGGQSFIEGVLDKVRTARRLVDTGHLKLVVEIDGGINADTIEQAAEAGVDCFVAGSAVYGAEDPGKAVAALREQAARVRG; encoded by the coding sequence TTGATCGCACCCAGCATCCTCTCCGCGGACTTCGCCCGGCTCGGCGACGAGATCCGTGCCGTCGCGGGGGAGGGCGACACCCGCGCGGACTGGGTCCACGTCGACGTCATGGACGCGCACTTCGTGCCGAACCTGACCCTGGGCCTGCCCGTGGTGCAGTCGCTGCTCAAGGCCACCGACGTCCCCATCGACTGCCACCTGATGATCGAGAACCCCGACAAGTGGGCCATCGGGTACGCCGAAGCGGGCGCTTACAACGTCACCGTGCACGTCGAGGCCGCGCACGACCCGATCGCGCTGGCGAAGAACCTGCGCGCCGCCGGGGCGAAGGCCGGCCTGTCGATCAAGCCGAACACGCCGATCGAGGACCACCTCGAGACCCTCAAGCACTACGACACGCTCCTGGTGATGTCGGTCGAGCCCGGTTTCGGCGGTCAGTCGTTCATCGAGGGCGTCCTCGACAAGGTCCGCACCGCGCGGCGCCTGGTCGACACCGGCCACCTCAAACTCGTCGTCGAGATCGACGGCGGGATCAACGCCGACACCATCGAGCAGGCCGCCGAAGCCGGAGTGGACTGCTTCGTCGCCGGTTCCGCCGTCTACGGCGCCGAAGACCCTGGTAAGGCCGTCGCGGCGCTTCGTGAGCAGGCGGCCCGCGTCCGCGGCTGA